The proteins below are encoded in one region of Qipengyuania sp. HL-TH1:
- the rpsM gene encoding 30S ribosomal protein S13, which produces MARIAGVNIPTNKRVIIALTYIHGIGRTKAVEIADKLGIDHARRVQDLSDEEVLRVRETIDEEHMVEGDLRRDTAMNIKRLMDLRSYRGLRHRVGLPVRGQRTHTNARTRKGKAKPIAGKKK; this is translated from the coding sequence GTGGCTCGTATTGCCGGGGTAAATATCCCCACCAACAAGCGCGTGATCATCGCGCTCACCTATATTCACGGAATCGGCCGGACCAAGGCCGTCGAGATCGCCGACAAGCTCGGCATCGATCACGCGCGCCGCGTGCAGGACCTGTCCGACGAGGAAGTTCTGCGCGTTCGTGAAACGATCGATGAAGAGCACATGGTCGAAGGCGACCTTCGCCGTGACACGGCTATGAACATCAAGCGCCTTATGGACCTGCGTTCGTATCGCGGCCTGCGTCACCGTGTCGGCCTGCCCGTCCGCGGCCAGCGCACTCACACCAACGCCCGGACCCGCAAGGGCAAGGCCAAGCCGATCGCTGGCAAGAAGAAGTAA
- the gdhA gene encoding NADP-specific glutamate dehydrogenase gives MASVYDRHVDLSTFMEGVKKRNPGQDEFVQAVQEVAQDVFHFIEDKEEYHEAQILRRIAEPDRIVSFRVCWEDDNHCIRVQRGWRVQNNNAIGPYKGGIRFHPSVNESVLKFLAFEQTFKNSLTGLPMGGGKGGANFNPRGKSDSEVMRFCQSFMTELYRHIGPDTDVPAGDIGVGGREIGYMFGQYKRITNRWEGVLTGKATEYGGSQMRPEATGYGAVYFLQNMLTHKGDAVEGKSAVISGSGNVATHAAEKIVQLGGKVLTLSDSGGFIHDPDGFDQDKIDWVKDLKTRRRGRISEYADHFTSASFHEGRRPWDVPCDLALPCATQNELNEDEARSLVDNGCKAVSEGANMPTTLDGVKVFHDAKIMYGPGKAANAGGVAVSGLEMSQNSERIAWNHERLGQMLTELMEGIHGKCVEYGDQGDGYVDYVKGANIAGFKKVADAMLAFGVM, from the coding sequence ATGGCATCCGTCTACGACAGGCACGTGGATCTTTCGACATTCATGGAGGGCGTGAAGAAGCGCAATCCGGGGCAGGACGAGTTCGTCCAGGCGGTCCAGGAAGTGGCGCAGGACGTCTTCCACTTCATCGAGGACAAGGAAGAATACCACGAGGCGCAGATTCTGCGCCGGATCGCCGAACCCGACCGGATCGTCAGCTTCCGCGTGTGCTGGGAGGACGACAATCACTGCATCCGCGTGCAGCGCGGGTGGCGGGTGCAGAACAACAATGCGATCGGCCCCTACAAGGGCGGGATCCGCTTCCACCCCAGCGTCAATGAAAGCGTGCTCAAGTTCCTCGCCTTCGAACAGACCTTCAAGAACTCGCTCACCGGCCTGCCGATGGGCGGCGGCAAGGGCGGGGCGAACTTCAACCCCAGGGGCAAGAGCGACAGCGAAGTGATGCGCTTCTGCCAGAGCTTCATGACCGAGCTCTACCGCCATATCGGCCCCGATACCGATGTGCCCGCAGGTGACATCGGCGTGGGCGGGCGCGAGATCGGTTATATGTTCGGCCAGTACAAGCGCATCACCAATCGCTGGGAAGGCGTGCTGACCGGCAAGGCGACCGAATATGGCGGCTCGCAGATGCGCCCCGAAGCGACCGGTTATGGCGCGGTCTATTTCCTGCAGAACATGCTGACGCACAAGGGCGACGCGGTCGAGGGCAAGAGCGCGGTGATCTCCGGCTCGGGCAATGTTGCGACCCATGCGGCGGAAAAGATCGTCCAGCTGGGCGGCAAGGTGCTCACCCTGTCCGACAGCGGCGGTTTCATCCACGACCCCGACGGGTTCGACCAGGACAAGATCGACTGGGTCAAGGATCTCAAGACCCGCCGCCGGGGACGCATCTCCGAATATGCCGACCACTTCACTTCCGCCTCGTTCCACGAGGGACGGCGTCCGTGGGACGTGCCATGCGACCTGGCGCTGCCATGCGCGACACAGAACGAACTGAACGAAGATGAGGCGCGCAGCCTCGTCGACAATGGCTGCAAGGCGGTGTCCGAAGGCGCCAACATGCCGACCACGCTCGACGGGGTGAAGGTCTTCCACGATGCCAAGATCATGTACGGCCCCGGCAAGGCGGCGAATGCCGGCGGGGTCGCGGTCTCGGGGCTCGAGATGAGCCAGAATTCCGAACGGATCGCGTGGAACCACGAACGGTTGGGCCAGATGCTGACCGAGCTGATGGAGGGAATCCACGGCAAATGCGTCGAATATGGCGACCAGGGCGATGGCTACGTCGATTACGTCAAGGGTGCCAACATCGCCGGGTTCAAGAAGGTCGCCGATGCGATGCTCGCATTTGGAGTGATGTAG
- the rpsK gene encoding 30S ribosomal protein S11, with product MAREPGRVRRRDKKNISSGVAHINASFNNTMITITDAQGNAISWSSAGMMGFKGSRKSTPYAAQVAADDAGRKAVEHGVRTLEVEVKGPGSGRESALRGLAAVGFTITSIRDVTPIPHNGVRPSKRRRV from the coding sequence ATGGCACGCGAACCCGGCCGCGTTAGGCGCCGCGACAAAAAGAACATTTCGAGCGGCGTTGCGCATATCAACGCCAGCTTCAACAACACGATGATCACCATCACCGATGCACAGGGCAATGCGATCAGCTGGTCCAGCGCCGGCATGATGGGCTTCAAGGGCAGCCGCAAGTCGACTCCCTATGCCGCGCAGGTCGCCGCCGACGACGCGGGCCGCAAGGCCGTGGAACACGGCGTGCGCACCCTCGAGGTCGAAGTGAAGGGTCCGGGGTCGGGTCGTGAGAGCGCACTGCGCGGTCTTGCGGCTGTGGGCTTCACCATCACCTCGATCCGTGACGTGACGCCGATCCCGCATAACGGGGTCCGTCCTTCCAAGCGTCGTCGCGTCTGA
- the rplQ gene encoding 50S ribosomal protein L17, with amino-acid sequence MRHKISGRKLQRKTGHRNAMLRNMAAALIKHEQIMTTLPKAKEMRPYIEKLITLAKRGGLSNRRLAMSRLQDETQLKKLFDVLAERYDDREGGYSRVIKAGYRGSDAAQMAIIELVDRDVDAKGQDSGPVMNEDMDLEEA; translated from the coding sequence ATGCGTCATAAAATTTCCGGCCGTAAGCTGCAGCGCAAGACCGGCCACCGTAATGCGATGCTCCGCAACATGGCCGCCGCGCTGATCAAGCACGAGCAGATCATGACCACTTTGCCCAAGGCGAAGGAAATGCGGCCTTACATCGAAAAGCTGATCACGCTGGCCAAGCGTGGCGGCCTGTCGAACCGTCGCCTCGCCATGAGCCGCCTGCAGGACGAAACCCAGCTCAAGAAGCTGTTCGACGTTCTGGCCGAGCGTTACGACGACCGTGAAGGTGGCTACAGCCGCGTGATCAAGGCCGGTTACCGCGGCAGTGACGCCGCCCAGATGGCCATCATCGAACTCGTCGACCGCGACGTGGACGCCAAGGGCCAGGATTCGGGCCCGGTCATGAACGAAGACATGGACCTCGAAGAGGCGTAA
- a CDS encoding DNA-directed RNA polymerase subunit alpha, whose product MSVNIKNWQELKKPNVLDIKESGDKARKATFVAEPLERGFGLTLGNALRRVLLSSLQGAAITSIKIENVLHEFSSLAGVREDVTDIVLNVKQIALKMEGEGMKRLQLSATGPGEVKAGDIAVSGDIEVMNKDLVICHLDEGATLNMELTADIGKGYRPAVMNRPVDAPIGLIPVDSLFSPVRQVSYKVENARVGQELDYDKLSLSIDTDGTVTPEDAVAYAARILQDQLTLFVHFEDGIPQPSSAMIGQAAEPQESDTNQLNRYLLKKVDELELSVRSANCLKNDNIIYIGDLVQKTEAEMLRTPNFGRKSLNEIKEVLSSMGLRLGMDIPGWPPENIEEMAKKLEQELLG is encoded by the coding sequence ATGTCCGTCAACATCAAGAACTGGCAGGAACTCAAGAAACCCAATGTCCTTGATATCAAGGAATCCGGCGACAAGGCGCGCAAGGCGACCTTCGTGGCCGAACCGCTCGAGCGCGGCTTCGGCCTGACGCTCGGCAACGCACTGCGTCGCGTGCTGCTCAGCTCGCTCCAGGGTGCCGCGATCACCTCGATCAAGATCGAGAACGTGCTCCACGAATTCAGCTCGCTTGCCGGCGTGCGCGAAGACGTTACCGACATCGTCCTCAACGTGAAACAGATCGCGCTGAAGATGGAAGGCGAAGGCATGAAGCGCCTGCAGCTTTCCGCTACCGGCCCCGGCGAAGTGAAAGCCGGCGACATCGCCGTGTCGGGCGACATCGAAGTGATGAACAAGGATCTGGTGATCTGCCATCTCGATGAAGGCGCGACGCTCAACATGGAGCTCACTGCCGACATCGGTAAGGGCTACCGTCCGGCAGTCATGAACCGCCCCGTCGATGCGCCGATCGGCCTGATCCCGGTCGACTCGCTGTTCTCGCCGGTCCGCCAGGTCAGCTACAAGGTCGAGAACGCCCGTGTTGGCCAGGAACTCGACTACGACAAGCTTTCGCTGTCCATCGATACCGACGGCACTGTCACTCCCGAAGACGCCGTGGCCTATGCCGCACGCATCCTTCAGGACCAGCTGACGCTGTTCGTCCACTTCGAAGACGGCATCCCGCAGCCCAGCTCGGCCATGATCGGCCAGGCTGCAGAGCCGCAGGAAAGCGACACCAACCAGCTCAACCGCTACCTTCTCAAGAAGGTCGACGAGCTGGAACTGTCGGTCCGTTCGGCCAACTGCCTCAAGAACGACAACATCATCTACATCGGCGACCTGGTCCAGAAGACCGAGGCCGAGATGCTCCGTACGCCGAACTTCGGCCGCAAATCGCTTAACGAGATCAAGGAAGTGCTCTCGTCGATGGGTCTGCGCCTCGGCATGGACATCCCCGGCTGGCCGCCGGAAAACATCGAGGAAATGGCCAAGAAGCTCGAACAAGAGCTGCTGGGTTAA